A part of Quatrionicoccus australiensis genomic DNA contains:
- a CDS encoding IS630 family transposase, with amino-acid sequence MDKEDARKLRPEQQKEKRKIALRMRMNGREFAEIGLAVGVHSRTVQYWWSRYQAEGLKSAVEGGKRGTEIGERRTLSVEQEWAVQQLISEKMPDQLKLSFALWTRAAVQELIHRRFKIDMPIRTVGEYLKRWGFTPQKPLKRAYEQKPELVEAWLKESYPRIARRAKDEGAEIHWGDETGIRSDCQHGRSYAPAGKTPVQRVPGSRFATNMISTVTNQGKVRFMLYRETMTATVLIRFLARLVRDAGRKVFLILDNLRVHHSNKVRDWLEKHTEHIELFFLPAYAPELNPDEYLNCDLKALVHGGKPARNRDELESKVRGAMMKIQNRPKRVMSYFRHRKIQYAA; translated from the coding sequence ATGGATAAAGAAGATGCCCGCAAGCTCAGGCCAGAGCAACAAAAGGAGAAGCGCAAGATAGCGCTTCGCATGCGAATGAACGGACGCGAATTTGCCGAGATTGGATTAGCGGTCGGAGTACATTCCCGTACGGTCCAATATTGGTGGTCGCGCTACCAGGCAGAAGGCCTCAAGTCGGCGGTAGAAGGCGGCAAAAGAGGCACGGAGATTGGTGAGCGACGCACACTCAGCGTGGAACAGGAGTGGGCAGTGCAGCAGTTGATCAGCGAGAAAATGCCTGACCAACTCAAGCTTTCCTTCGCGCTCTGGACACGGGCAGCAGTTCAGGAGTTGATCCATCGTCGTTTCAAGATCGACATGCCGATTCGGACGGTCGGTGAGTATCTCAAGCGCTGGGGTTTTACACCGCAGAAGCCGTTGAAGCGGGCCTATGAGCAGAAACCTGAATTGGTGGAGGCTTGGCTCAAGGAGAGTTACCCACGCATCGCCCGGCGCGCCAAGGACGAAGGGGCGGAGATTCACTGGGGTGACGAAACGGGCATCCGTAGCGATTGCCAACATGGCCGGAGCTATGCGCCAGCGGGAAAAACACCTGTTCAAAGGGTGCCCGGCAGCCGGTTTGCCACGAACATGATCTCCACGGTCACCAACCAGGGGAAAGTGCGCTTCATGCTCTATCGGGAAACGATGACGGCCACTGTCCTGATTCGATTCCTTGCACGCCTGGTTCGTGATGCTGGACGCAAAGTGTTTTTGATTCTCGACAACCTGCGAGTGCATCACAGCAACAAGGTTCGGGACTGGTTGGAAAAACATACCGAGCACATTGAGTTGTTCTTCTTGCCCGCCTACGCCCCGGAACTCAATCCGGACGAGTATCTGAATTGCGACCTGAAGGCCTTGGTTCATGGCGGAAAGCCTGCCAGGAATCGGGATGAACTGGAATCAAAGGTGCGAGGTGCAATGATGAAAATACAGAATCGCCCAAAACGGGTTATGTCCTATTTTAGACACCGAAAAATCCAATATGCCGCGTAA
- a CDS encoding site-specific integrase produces the protein MNLLDCRVNKTHASIRQVPVSELTANIIQSYTENFRGKASHPFLLNSAKGTPLSMEGISVLFNRLSAALPKNVIKQLEDRTGKTSISAHDLRHTCAVVRLNQLLDSGTEMDVALQKLRTFFGWTRNSDMPRKYARAVFEDRLAGIWSNLLDDRVAILRAIPKGK, from the coding sequence ATGAACCTATTGGATTGCCGGGTTAATAAGACACATGCCTCAATTCGCCAAGTTCCTGTATCCGAACTAACCGCGAATATTATTCAGAGCTACACCGAAAACTTTCGTGGCAAGGCGAGTCACCCATTTTTACTGAACTCGGCAAAAGGCACCCCTTTGTCGATGGAAGGCATATCTGTTCTTTTCAACAGATTGTCTGCGGCTTTGCCAAAAAATGTAATCAAACAACTTGAAGATCGAACTGGAAAAACATCAATTTCTGCGCATGACCTACGCCATACGTGTGCTGTGGTTCGGTTAAATCAGTTACTCGATTCTGGTACGGAAATGGACGTTGCCTTACAAAAACTCAGAACATTCTTTGGATGGACCAGAAATTCAGATATGCCTAGAAAATATGCCCGTGCAGTATTTGAAGATCGATTGGCGGGTATCTGGTCCAACCTCTTGGATGACCGTGTTGCGATTCTTCGCGCGATACCTAAGGGGAAATGA
- a CDS encoding tyrosine-type recombinase/integrase has product MFSSAELVTDDQQPNSGQILRQILARLPSLPSIIRYYDDFDDKLRSIPDFSTADQIVVSCSGSKISVDFAAFGYAYGTLLKQLFVFLNANDYRMSTICFQISWFAKLPEKTISDLLAVKPGEMNRWWATERSQAHYKKVFESLKSLLRMLCANVVNDGSPDYLSFIAGLPLPSVDKYAAVRTGDVFLSTEEEAQIVHYFDNLAAKILSGENIDQQTLVEGSALLCSYLFAMRPYQIASLTMRDVRIWREDDTGTLYVHLTFKMIKQRTKSTAYPLTRRVKHEWAPIISEQYRCASAFGRSGADRFLGVNSAQAMSQLIVKVATQVAGVNVSATDLRHSAAQRLVDAGASQEEVAEFMGHADITTCLVYYNASPNQAERVNKALGISPVYQQVAKIAHAKFIDPEELAQLKDDQQIAGVPHGVPISGIGGCMSGQLACQFNPITSCYSCQKFMPVIDVTLHKRVLGEMRSIVKFFADVSRHDTNSPAFMQLKRTIFSIQQVITELEAPANA; this is encoded by the coding sequence ATGTTCTCAAGTGCCGAGCTAGTTACTGATGACCAACAACCAAATTCGGGGCAAATCCTCCGGCAGATTCTAGCGCGGCTCCCGAGCCTGCCATCCATCATTAGATACTACGATGACTTCGATGACAAATTAAGAAGCATTCCAGATTTTTCAACTGCTGATCAGATAGTCGTTTCGTGTTCGGGTAGCAAGATATCCGTAGACTTTGCTGCCTTCGGATATGCGTATGGCACCTTGTTAAAGCAGCTATTTGTTTTCCTAAATGCTAATGATTACAGAATGTCCACGATCTGTTTTCAGATATCTTGGTTTGCAAAACTTCCAGAAAAAACAATTTCGGATCTACTTGCAGTCAAACCAGGGGAAATGAATCGATGGTGGGCAACGGAGAGATCTCAAGCGCACTATAAAAAAGTATTTGAATCGCTAAAATCATTGCTTCGAATGCTCTGCGCAAACGTCGTAAATGACGGGTCTCCAGATTATCTAAGTTTTATTGCAGGGCTACCTTTGCCCTCAGTCGACAAATATGCGGCTGTTCGCACTGGGGATGTATTCCTGTCAACCGAGGAGGAGGCTCAGATTGTCCACTATTTTGACAATCTAGCTGCCAAAATCCTGTCAGGGGAAAACATCGATCAGCAGACTTTAGTTGAGGGCAGCGCCCTCCTCTGCTCGTATCTATTCGCAATGCGTCCATACCAAATTGCTTCGTTAACTATGCGGGATGTACGCATTTGGCGGGAAGATGACACAGGCACCTTGTATGTTCATTTAACTTTCAAAATGATTAAGCAGCGCACTAAGTCGACGGCCTACCCGCTGACTAGACGTGTGAAACACGAATGGGCGCCAATTATTTCTGAACAATATCGTTGCGCTAGTGCTTTTGGCCGCAGCGGTGCCGACCGCTTTCTAGGCGTGAATTCAGCGCAAGCCATGTCGCAGTTAATAGTGAAGGTGGCTACTCAGGTTGCTGGAGTCAATGTATCTGCCACAGACCTTCGGCACAGCGCAGCGCAACGCCTTGTTGATGCCGGGGCAAGTCAAGAAGAAGTGGCTGAATTTATGGGGCACGCCGACATAACTACTTGCCTTGTTTATTACAACGCGTCACCTAACCAAGCAGAACGAGTGAATAAAGCATTAGGTATATCTCCTGTATATCAACAAGTAGCCAAGATTGCCCATGCCAAATTCATTGACCCTGAGGAGCTTGCTCAACTCAAGGATGATCAGCAAATTGCGGGGGTCCCACACGGAGTTCCCATCTCGGGTATCGGTGGATGTATGAGTGGGCAGCTAGCCTGCCAGTTCAATCCTATTACCTCTTGTTATAGCTGTCAGAAGTTCATGCCAGTCATCGATGTGACTCTGCACAAACGCGTCCTAGGAGAAATGCGTTCAATCGTAAAATTCTTCGCCGATGTTTCGCGACACGACACCAATTCACCTGCTTTTATGCAGCTCAAGCGAACAATATTTAGCATTCAACAAGTTATTACAGAGCTAGAGGCTCCGGCTAATGCATGA
- a CDS encoding IS3 family transposase (programmed frameshift), which produces MSKTNKYSPEVRERAVRLVQEARKDRPSLWAAVESIAPMIGCSTVTLHEWVKKHEVDTGVRDGIPTAERERIKALEREVKELRQANEILRLASAFFGAGGARPPQEEVRAFIDRHRERFGVEPICTLLQVAPSAYWRHAARQRDPSLLSARARRDAFLTPHIQRVWQSNFQVYGADKVWRQLQREGIQVARCTVERLMRWLGLRGVRRGKVVRTTFGDAAASCPLDRVNRQFKADRPNQLWVSDFTYVSTWAGFVYVAFVIDVFARRIVGWRVSRSMRTDFVLDALEQALYARQPERDASLIHHSDRGSQYVSIRYTERLAEAGIEPSVGSKGDSYDNALAETINGLYKAELIHRRPPWKTVESLELATLEWVTWFNHQRLLEPIGYIPPAEAEDRYYLQLTAQAEHACT; this is translated from the exons ATGAGTAAGACGAACAAATATTCCCCGGAAGTCAGAGAGCGCGCCGTACGGTTGGTCCAGGAAGCACGCAAGGATCGACCTTCGCTATGGGCAGCGGTCGAGTCGATAGCGCCGATGATTGGCTGTTCAACGGTGACGCTGCACGAGTGGGTCAAGAAACACGAAGTCGATACCGGCGTACGTGATGGCATTCCGACCGCCGAGCGCGAGCGCATCAAGGCGCTGGAACGCGAAGTCAAGGAACTGCGGCAGGCCAACGAGATTCTGCGATTGGCCAGTGCGTTTTTCG GCGCAGGCGGAGCTCGACCGCCTCAAGAAGAAGTGAGGGCCTTCATCGACCGGCACCGTGAGCGTTTCGGGGTCGAGCCGATCTGCACGTTGTTGCAGGTCGCCCCGTCCGCTTATTGGCGCCACGCCGCACGCCAGCGCGATCCCTCTTTGCTGAGTGCCAGGGCCCGCCGGGATGCCTTCCTGACTCCGCACATCCAGCGCGTCTGGCAGAGCAACTTTCAGGTGTATGGCGCCGACAAGGTTTGGCGGCAATTGCAGCGGGAAGGCATTCAGGTCGCGCGTTGCACCGTCGAGCGCCTGATGCGCTGGCTGGGTCTGCGCGGCGTGAGGCGCGGTAAGGTGGTACGAACCACCTTCGGTGACGCCGCGGCGTCGTGCCCGCTGGATCGGGTCAATCGACAGTTCAAGGCAGATCGGCCGAATCAGTTGTGGGTTTCCGATTTCACCTACGTTTCCACTTGGGCAGGATTTGTCTATGTCGCCTTCGTCATCGACGTGTTTGCCCGCCGTATCGTCGGTTGGCGGGTCAGTCGCTCAATGCGCACCGACTTTGTTCTAGATGCCCTGGAACAGGCGCTCTATGCTCGCCAACCAGAACGGGATGCCAGCTTGATCCATCATTCAGATCGCGGCTCGCAGTACGTTTCCATCCGCTACACCGAGCGACTGGCCGAGGCAGGTATCGAGCCCTCTGTCGGTAGCAAGGGCGACAGTTACGACAATGCCCTGGCCGAAACCATCAACGGTTTATACAAAGCGGAGCTAATCCATCGCCGGCCCCCCTGGAAAACGGTGGAATCCCTGGAACTCGCCACCCTCGAATGGGTGACCTGGTTCAACCATCAACGACTCCTTGAGCCCATCGGCTACATCCCACCCGCCGAGGCTGAGGATCGGTATTATCTGCAACTCACCGCGCAGGCTGAACACGCCTGCACTTAA